The DNA sequence TCGCGGACCGCGTCGTAGAGACGGTCCAGGTCGGCCGGGTCGGCTATGTCGCCGGGCACGGCGGTGACGGCGGAGCCGATCGACCCGACGGCCCGGTCCAGCACGTCCTCGCGCCGGCCGGTGATGAACACGTGCGCGCCCTCGGACACCAGCCGCGCGGTGGTGGCCAGGCCGATCCCGGTGCCGCCGCCGGTGACGACGGCGGTCTTGCCTACCAACTGTCCCATTGTCTGAACTCCCGAAACTTAGATACCGATCGGTGCAGAACTGAACCGTAGCACTTCTGCACCGATCGGTATCGAGGGAGTAGGATGGGGCCGTGGAGATCACCCGGAAAGCACCGATCGGCCGGCCGCGAGGATTCGACGCCGACGAGGCCCTGGAACGGGCGATGAAGGTCTTCTGGGAGCAGGGCTACGAGGGCGCCAGCCTGACCGACCTGACCAGCGCCATGGGCATCACCCGCAAGAGCATGTACGCGGCCTTCGGCAACAAGGAGGACCTCTTCCGCAAGGCCCTGGACCGCTACACCGACGGCCCCGCCTCCTACGCGGCCCGCGCGATGGAACTGCCCAGCGCCCGGGAGGTGGCCACGGCGTTCCTCACCGGCTCGGTCCGGGCGACCACGAGCCCCGGCTGCCCCGCCGGATGCCTGGGCGTACAGGGCTCACTGGCTGCCGGCGACGCGGGGAGAGTGGCCCAGGACACCCTGACCGCCTGGCGCGACGACGGCCGCGCCCGCCTCCGCGACCGGTTCCGGCGGGCCGTCGACGAGGGCGACCTGCCCCCGGACGCGGACCCCGAACTGCTCGCCCGCTACCTCATGACCGTGGCGAACGGCATCGCCGTGCAGGCCGCGGGCGGCGCCACCCGCCCGGAACTCCAGCGGGTGGCCGACGCGGCCCTGCGCAACTGGCCACCGCTGTGACAGCCGGTGCGCATGGGCATCATGGGGCGCACGGGGCTCTCTTGCCCCGCCCGGAGACTCGGACGCGCGACGGCGTCCGCGAGGTGCCGGCCCGGCGCGCGGGCGGGGCCGGCGTACGGACGTGAGGTGTCCGCAGGCCCCCTCAGGCGTCGAGCACCTGCCCCGACCGCCTGACCACGGGCTCCTGGACGGACCAGGGGAAATTGATCCACTCGTCGGTCCGCTTCCACACGTACTCGCACTTCACCAGCGACTGCGTCTTCTCGTAGACGACGGCGCTGCGCACCTCGGCGACGGCGTCGAGGCAGAAGTCGCGGACGAGCTTCAGCGTCTTGCCGGTGTCGGCGACGTCGTCCGCGATCAGCACCTTCTTGTCGGTGAAGTCGATGGCGTTGGGCACGGGCGCCAGCATGACCGGCATCTCCAGGGTGGTCCCCACGCCCGTGTAGAACTCGACGTTCACCAGGTGGATGTTCTTGCAGTCGAGGGCATAGGCGAGCCCGCCGGCGACGAAGACACCGCCGCGCGCGATGCTCAGCACTATGTCGGGCTCGTACCCGTCGTCGGCGATCGTCTGCGCGAGCTCGCGCACGGCCACCCCGAACTGCTCGTAGCTGAGGTTCTCCCGCATGCCGCTCACACCTGCGTCCGGTGGAAGTTCAGGTAGGACCGCGAGGCCGTCGGCCCCCGCTGCCCCTGGTACCGCGAGCCGTACCGCTCGCTCCCGTACGGGTGCTCGGCCGGCGAGCTGAGCCGGAACATGCACAGCTGCCCGATCTTCATCCCGGGCCACAGCTTGATCGGCAGCGTCGCCAGATTGCTCAGCTCGAGCGTCACGTGCCCGGAGAACCCGGGGTCGATGAACCCGGCCGTGGAGTGCGTCACCAGCCCGAGCCGCCCCAGCGAGCTCTTCCCCTCCAGCCGCGAGGCGAGGTCCACGGGCAGCGTGATGACCTCGTACGTGCTGGCCAGCACGAACTCACCCGGATGCAGAATGAACGGTTCGTCCCCCTCCGGCTCCACGAGCCGGGTCAGATCCGCCTGCTCGACGGAGGGGTCGATGTGCGGGTAACGGTGATTCTCGAACACCCGGAAGAAGCGGTCGAGGCGTACGTCGATGCTGGACGGCTGCACCATGGATTCGTCGTAGGGATCGATCCGCACCCGCCCGGCGTCGATCTCGGCCCGGATGTCCTTGTCTGAGAGAAGCACGCCCCGAGGATACGCAAGGCGCGCGGAGCAGCGACAACCGCCGCCGCGCCGCGCGCCCACGCCCTCTGTCTCTACCGCTCTCCCGAGCCCCTCGCTACCGCTTCTGGAGGGTCACCGGCACGACACTGCGAAGCCGCGCACAGCGCGGGCACCGCACGAGCCGACCGGGGCCGAGTCG is a window from the Streptomyces capillispiralis genome containing:
- a CDS encoding TetR/AcrR family transcriptional regulator translates to MEITRKAPIGRPRGFDADEALERAMKVFWEQGYEGASLTDLTSAMGITRKSMYAAFGNKEDLFRKALDRYTDGPASYAARAMELPSAREVATAFLTGSVRATTSPGCPAGCLGVQGSLAAGDAGRVAQDTLTAWRDDGRARLRDRFRRAVDEGDLPPDADPELLARYLMTVANGIAVQAAGGATRPELQRVADAALRNWPPL
- the dcd gene encoding dCTP deaminase — translated: MLLSDKDIRAEIDAGRVRIDPYDESMVQPSSIDVRLDRFFRVFENHRYPHIDPSVEQADLTRLVEPEGDEPFILHPGEFVLASTYEVITLPVDLASRLEGKSSLGRLGLVTHSTAGFIDPGFSGHVTLELSNLATLPIKLWPGMKIGQLCMFRLSSPAEHPYGSERYGSRYQGQRGPTASRSYLNFHRTQV
- a CDS encoding phosphoribosyltransferase translates to MSGMRENLSYEQFGVAVRELAQTIADDGYEPDIVLSIARGGVFVAGGLAYALDCKNIHLVNVEFYTGVGTTLEMPVMLAPVPNAIDFTDKKVLIADDVADTGKTLKLVRDFCLDAVAEVRSAVVYEKTQSLVKCEYVWKRTDEWINFPWSVQEPVVRRSGQVLDA